One window of the Lysobacter sp. S4-A87 genome contains the following:
- a CDS encoding tetratricopeptide repeat protein, which produces MYEPIIDALRRGAASEALTAAREAIAAQPQDANAHRLLAAALRLGGDREAALAAIGQAIELAPDDANLHLEHAGMLLGERQIGEAEAALARTTGLDPNQFPAYIMQAHLAIARGDLTEAERLGRTAARIAPEHPHVAAIEGTLALRRGEADRALAILSSASERTPGDAQLRHALGFAYLGKGHFAFAEQAFRTLLESEPTSRPLRMLVADLLRRQSRPAEAADELAPLLEGDGATPGMQRLVGELELDAGRNDRALTLLRQAFLAQPLDRRALLAVLEAWRRLELQDEARSTLDTVLLEHPQAPDLWRGRLLFEEFAGEQAREVIARWRAAMPDYVPALEAQSTLYDQSGERDLAFATAQRITELQPGHTLAEMRIVDELLSRDPDAAVLRVEGLLAQAPDPAVKRSLRQLLGRCFDAAGQAAAAAATWAELHTEAVAERLPLPQPGPAITEWPALAPVPEQAPAVLLLWGAPGSLVERIALTFQLAGGPLRVDRFAAQPPNDPLQRYNTVAGLHDGSLDPAYMVSLWRAALPTRGIQDGNVFDWLLWWDNALLLGLRPHLPEAMLMVAVRDPRDMLLDWLAFGGPVPLSLSSPRDGARWLAATLAQIADLHEQDLFPHRLIRMDDIGEDATGIAQALADALGTRVPIAPRERMGPMHFGAGHWRHYREALAEEFALLTPVAQRLGYPE; this is translated from the coding sequence ATGTACGAACCGATCATTGACGCCCTGCGCCGCGGCGCGGCCAGCGAAGCGCTCACCGCAGCGCGCGAGGCCATCGCCGCGCAGCCGCAGGACGCCAACGCGCACCGCCTGCTGGCCGCGGCCCTGCGCCTGGGCGGCGACCGCGAGGCTGCGCTGGCTGCCATCGGCCAGGCCATCGAACTGGCCCCGGACGACGCCAACCTGCACCTGGAGCACGCCGGCATGCTGCTGGGCGAGCGCCAGATCGGCGAGGCGGAGGCCGCCCTGGCCCGCACCACCGGCCTGGACCCGAACCAGTTCCCCGCCTACATCATGCAGGCCCACCTCGCGATCGCCCGCGGCGACCTCACCGAGGCCGAGCGCCTGGGCCGCACCGCCGCCCGCATCGCGCCCGAGCATCCGCACGTGGCCGCCATCGAAGGCACGCTGGCGCTGCGCCGCGGCGAAGCCGATCGCGCCCTGGCGATCCTCAGCAGCGCTTCCGAGCGCACCCCCGGCGACGCGCAGCTGCGCCATGCGCTCGGCTTCGCCTATCTGGGCAAGGGGCATTTCGCCTTCGCCGAGCAGGCTTTCCGCACCCTGCTCGAATCCGAGCCGACCTCGCGCCCGCTGCGCATGCTGGTCGCCGACCTGCTGCGTCGCCAATCGCGCCCGGCCGAAGCCGCCGACGAACTCGCCCCGCTGCTCGAAGGCGACGGCGCCACCCCGGGCATGCAGCGCCTGGTCGGCGAGCTCGAGCTCGACGCCGGCCGCAACGACCGCGCGCTGACGCTGCTGCGCCAGGCGTTCCTGGCCCAGCCGCTCGACCGCCGCGCGCTGTTGGCGGTTCTCGAGGCCTGGCGCCGCCTGGAACTGCAGGACGAAGCCCGCAGCACGCTCGACACGGTCCTGCTCGAACATCCGCAGGCGCCCGACCTGTGGCGCGGACGCCTGCTGTTCGAGGAATTCGCCGGTGAGCAGGCACGCGAAGTGATCGCGCGCTGGCGCGCGGCGATGCCCGATTACGTCCCGGCACTGGAAGCCCAGTCGACGCTGTACGACCAGTCCGGCGAACGCGACCTGGCCTTCGCCACCGCCCAGCGCATCACCGAACTGCAGCCGGGCCACACCCTGGCCGAAATGCGCATCGTCGATGAACTGCTCAGTCGCGACCCCGACGCCGCCGTGCTGCGCGTGGAAGGCCTGCTCGCGCAGGCGCCCGACCCGGCGGTCAAGCGCAGCCTGCGCCAGCTGCTGGGTCGCTGCTTCGACGCCGCCGGCCAGGCGGCTGCGGCCGCCGCCACCTGGGCCGAACTGCACACCGAAGCCGTCGCCGAGCGCCTGCCGCTGCCGCAACCAGGCCCGGCCATCACCGAATGGCCCGCCCTGGCACCGGTGCCGGAACAGGCGCCGGCCGTGCTGCTGCTGTGGGGTGCGCCTGGCTCGCTGGTCGAGCGCATCGCCCTGACCTTCCAGCTCGCCGGCGGCCCGTTGCGCGTCGACCGTTTCGCCGCGCAGCCGCCGAACGATCCGCTGCAGCGCTACAACACCGTGGCCGGCCTGCACGACGGCTCGCTCGATCCGGCCTACATGGTCAGCCTGTGGCGCGCCGCGCTGCCGACGCGCGGCATCCAGGACGGCAACGTCTTCGACTGGCTGCTGTGGTGGGACAACGCGCTGCTGCTGGGCCTTCGCCCGCACCTGCCCGAGGCGATGCTGATGGTCGCCGTGCGCGACCCGCGCGACATGCTGCTCGACTGGCTCGCCTTCGGCGGCCCGGTGCCGCTGTCCCTGTCTTCGCCGAGGGACGGCGCACGCTGGCTGGCGGCGACGCTGGCGCAGATCGCCGACCTGCACGAGCAGGACCTGTTCCCGCACCGCCTGATCCGGATGGACGACATCGGCGAGGACGCCACCGGCATCGCCCAGGCGCTGGCCGATGCACTGGGCACCCGCGTACCGATCGCGCCGCGCGAGCGGATGGGGCCGATGCACTTCGGCGCCGGACACTGGCGCCACTACCGCGAGGCGCTGGCCGAGGAGTTCGCCCTGCTCACCCCGGTGGCGCAGCGCCTGGGCTACCCGGAGTAA
- a CDS encoding alpha/beta fold hydrolase — protein MAMVQGMLTAADYRPPRWLRNAHVQSALGSSSLRRRYGERSLAELGAVSTEHLIDAGDARLHGLHSAMPDRESRGLVLLLHGWEGSVDSSYMRLTAVQLLKAGFEVFRLNFRDHGNTHHLNEGLFHSNRIDEVVRAAVEVSRRFPDRPMAVAGYSLGGNFALRLALRAPAAGLDLVHVASVCPVLDPARTMESMENGLPLYLWYFERKWRDSLARKRELFPQVHAFDDQVLGLRMRPLTQWMVERHTDFGTLERYFDGYSIAGDRLSALQVPASILMAQDDPVIPVDGFHALTLPRNAQLEIAPWGGHCGFLESASLDGFAERWIAQRILDAAG, from the coding sequence ATGGCTATGGTCCAAGGCATGCTGACTGCGGCCGACTACCGACCACCCCGCTGGCTGCGCAACGCGCACGTCCAGTCGGCGCTCGGTTCCAGCTCGCTGCGCCGGCGTTATGGCGAGCGCAGCCTCGCCGAACTGGGCGCGGTGAGCACCGAGCACCTGATCGACGCCGGCGATGCCCGCCTGCACGGCCTCCACAGCGCCATGCCCGACCGCGAATCGCGCGGCCTGGTGCTGCTGTTGCACGGCTGGGAAGGCAGCGTCGACTCCAGCTACATGCGCCTGACCGCGGTGCAGCTGCTCAAGGCCGGATTCGAGGTGTTCCGCCTCAACTTCCGCGACCACGGCAACACCCACCACCTCAACGAAGGGCTGTTCCACTCCAATCGCATCGACGAAGTCGTGCGGGCGGCGGTGGAAGTGTCGCGGCGCTTCCCTGACCGGCCCATGGCCGTGGCCGGCTATTCGCTCGGCGGCAACTTCGCCCTGCGCCTGGCGCTGCGCGCGCCGGCGGCGGGCCTGGACCTGGTCCACGTCGCATCGGTCTGCCCGGTGCTGGATCCGGCGCGGACGATGGAGTCGATGGAGAACGGCCTGCCGCTCTACCTGTGGTACTTCGAGCGCAAGTGGCGCGACTCGCTGGCGCGCAAGCGCGAACTGTTCCCGCAGGTCCACGCCTTCGACGACCAGGTGCTGGGCCTGCGCATGCGCCCGCTGACGCAGTGGATGGTCGAGCGCCACACCGATTTCGGCACGCTGGAGCGCTACTTCGACGGTTACTCGATCGCCGGCGACCGCCTGTCCGCGCTGCAGGTCCCGGCCAGCATCCTGATGGCGCAGGACGATCCGGTCATCCCGGTCGACGGTTTCCACGCGCTGACGCTGCCGCGCAACGCGCAACTGGAGATCGCGCCCTGGGGCGGCCATTGCGGCTTCCTCGAGAGCGCCAGCCTGGACGGCTTCGCCGAGCGCTGGATCGCCCAGCGCATCCTCGACGCGGCCGGCTAG
- a CDS encoding lysophospholipid acyltransferase family protein, whose product MNAPSPHAGATAPTAAPAARVLRYLVRVPMLLWHVVVDLPLVLLLGTPLTAGMRVGNERLDHRAIRAWSAGLMWIFGFRLRRFGEPLQGAAMFVANHVSWIDIETLHSQRMMGFVAKREIEGWPLVGWLAARGETIFHSRGSTESLGGVLHEMLARLRGGRSVGVFPEGGTRGGREIGPFHARIFLAAVEAGVPVQPVALRYGEGGEAQHVVAFQPGESFLGNFVRLLGEPTRLAEVHFLEPIAPGQTDGRRRIADLARSRIVEAMTA is encoded by the coding sequence ATGAATGCGCCGTCCCCCCATGCCGGCGCGACGGCGCCGACCGCGGCGCCCGCCGCGCGCGTCCTCCGTTATCTCGTCCGCGTGCCGATGCTGCTGTGGCACGTCGTCGTCGACCTGCCGCTGGTGCTGCTGCTCGGCACGCCGCTGACCGCCGGCATGCGCGTCGGCAACGAGCGCCTGGACCATCGCGCGATCCGCGCCTGGTCGGCCGGCCTGATGTGGATCTTCGGCTTCCGCCTGCGCCGTTTCGGTGAGCCGCTGCAGGGCGCGGCGATGTTCGTCGCCAACCATGTCAGCTGGATCGACATCGAAACCCTGCACAGCCAGCGCATGATGGGTTTCGTCGCCAAGCGCGAAATCGAAGGCTGGCCCCTGGTTGGCTGGCTGGCCGCGCGCGGCGAGACCATCTTTCATTCGCGCGGCAGCACCGAATCGCTCGGCGGCGTGCTGCACGAGATGCTGGCGCGCCTGCGCGGCGGCCGTTCGGTCGGCGTGTTCCCGGAAGGCGGCACGCGTGGCGGTCGCGAGATCGGCCCGTTCCATGCGCGCATCTTCCTGGCCGCGGTCGAGGCCGGCGTGCCGGTGCAGCCGGTGGCATTGCGCTACGGCGAGGGCGGCGAAGCCCAGCACGTCGTCGCGTTCCAGCCCGGCGAAAGTTTCCTGGGGAATTTCGTGCGCCTGCTCGGCGAACCGACGCGGCTGGCCGAGGTGCATTTCCTCGAGCCGATCGCGCCTGGCCAGACCGACGGCCGCCGCCGGATCGCCGATCTGGCCCGCTCGCGAATTGTCGAGGCCATGACGGCCTGA